ATTTTAAGGATTGAGacatcaaattatgtcaaaattaaaatgtaaagattaaattttaaatttgagcatAATATAGCGCATTTTAGCATGCTCAACCACACGTCCTCCTGCACTAACAATAATGTCAATgtcaactaaattaaaacttaattaatatttaattaatattttatatataaaatatttaatgcatATATAACCCATAATATAATTTAGTACACTACTTCAACATatcgttttattttaaaatgtttgaaacAATTGGCATTTTGAAACAACCTTTTAATTAGAGCAGTATTGAAATCACTGTTGTTCATTTGCAAAGGTGAGGAAGCCTTTGGCTTATTTCAAACCAATATCtcctttctttaaaaattattattattttctctttttataatatataatatataatatattattatatataaataactttaaaatgtaAGCTATTTCTTatgatttcttttcaaaaatttaaatgaagaaACTCTTTTCTGAGAATAATGAAAAACTTAACAATGGAGAGAGAAGATAGTATTCTCtagttaatttaagatttatgatACTTACCTTATGTTGGAGTATGCTGATAACATTCAACACATGTTGCACATTCAACACATGTCTATAGATTGAGGCTTGATTGAGTTATTTAAGTCTGTTGAAGTTGTTAATTAGTTTCAAGATACAGCAAGATTTAATCttacttttctttaaataagtataaataatgtgcatgaatattatattatataagtcaaaatttaataacattaaaacttCTTATTATATCTTAATCAATATAGTTTAATTCACTACCATTTCCTTTCACTTACACGTAAATAtgtcatattaatcattattttatttttcctttattatttagtaGATACCCAATATAGACTTAATAGAGCATGTAggatatacaaaaataatataaagttgCACCGAGATGCAATAACATAATAGAGTGGCACTGAAGTGCAATATCAAAATGGAACAACACCGAAGTGCTTTGTTAGAACATTGTGGCACTGAAGTGCATTAACAGAAAGCGCGCTAAAAGTTTCTGTAATGACATGGTATCTATATCCTACTAGTTCATATCTTGTCTACATGGGCAAATATAACAGAATTAGTTTCACATGTACATTTAAGAACATAACTTATATACTTTTGAATTCTTTTCACTTCAATccttattataaaaattcaataaacacAATAGTAGTATTTCTTTGGcacatgaaatatataatacacTAACTTATAATATTCTATATCCACTATCAAAGTATTGTTAAATTTCACATGTCTCTTTTACACGTTTGCAActtaatcatttaattcataaaattaaatgttcaCTAACATGTCACTTCAATTTCACTTCGCATTAAAACCTACTACCATAAATACttcattaaaattatctattaatatttaattacacatcaaattttggtcattttctATCTATTCTTCTTTGCATAAATTTCACTTCACTTACTTTACAATCCTTTCAATTTAGTAGctattagcatatattttcattaatcaCCATATTCTCACTTGGTATTCACTTGACTTCTATATATCACTACACTTGAATGTGttatttcaaaatcttattacatttagtcacttttgtacattttacattttggtccttttcaatatgaaattgagtaTCATTAGAAATTCACTTACATATCACTTTGTAAttaattcactaacacttaCATTTCATTAAAgctttttatcatattatttcaatttacacATAAACTTTTgtatacttttcaatttagtccttattagtTTGATTTCACTACACTTAGTCTATTCACTTTGTTGTTAAGATAAAActcatatattcatttctttttaatttatttcacaataaatattaacatttccacatatatataattaaatattaataattttagtataacaaattaaatgaaaatcaTGCACACTTTAATTGAGTAAGGTAAGATTCTTGATGTACTTACCCTATTTTGTAGAATTtcactatttttgttttaattctcTTCCTTCTCACTTTTGTCACTACCTTCACTTTGTTTTCTACACTTTCATCATTTCTTCTCTATTTCTACTCCATGAACACAtcaaatacataataaaaaatcatgttaTAAATCATTTTCTTATACCCTACTTCAATTAAACATGAATATACCcaaatttcttatttctttaatctCTTCACTTTCTTCTCAACTTCTTCCACTTCCAACTCCAATTTCTTCCTTACAAGATGATAGTCTAACTCTCTAGGATCGTTACTTCACTTTTCCTTtttggtggctatggaaattatCAAGATTTTTGAGTGAAAATGGTGGaattaatgaaaaaagaagaagactaATTTGCAAGAAAAACAAAGTTTCACTCTTCTCCCTTTTCAAACACGTTGAAGCATGAAAATGAagaacttcattttcctttctttatattagttataaataaaaaaattatcttaatagagtattattaaaataatattaaataatttcatctaaataaaaattaacaccTAGCTTATAATTATCATGATATTTATCCTATTTGAGAAATGGCTATTCTACATTAACATTTTCTACAATTTCTCCTTGAATCATcacattattttataaaattatggtttagtCCCTTATATTttccacttattcaatttatttcttatttacaaattttgtaTCACAAGAACGTTTGAAATATTTGCATTATTGGTCTttcaactttttgaagttaCACTTTAGCCCTTCAACTTTTGAATATTCTCACTTTAACCCTATACTTTTCACttgtttataatttagtcaataCTTCGAACTTATTTCTCTCAATACACAagtcttttcaatttctttcggTATCAAATTGCCTTCTTTACTAACACTAATAAttcctattttatttccttcgaaaattataacacatgtcGTCTAGTATTAGCACTATTCCTAACTTAATGGATTTTAAGGATGTTACATTTCTGCCTcctcttaaaagaaattttatgcTCAAAATTTAGCTGACTTTCGCATTATGACATCTCCATAACACTTTGACTAAAGAAATTCATTTATCTCTTCCACACTATAtccaatatcttttcttttaagatCTAATGGGAATTTTTTCTATCAAAAGATAcctttaaatgatttttgatcAATTTCACTTTCCCTTCTGTTTCTTTGATAAATTTGGCCCTACTATCTTACTCTTACTTAGTTTTGTACAACAAATGAGAGTTCTACTCTTTCTTCCATACAATATTTCTTACAATACCTTCTTATTACTGGATTGATAACTATGATTGTGAataaactcaatcaataacaaatatatttatactttgaTGTGAATCTTAAATCTCTGTTTGATATTGTAGAAGTTGGCACTCTAGACAAACTCcttatttcttttacatatGGTTCCATAGTATAACCtattcaaacaaacaaaaagtgagggaaaattcatttacaaaatccatcgtgtgcgttaaaactaaagattttggaaaaaaactattttaaagagCAATTTTAACTACAAGCGTATAGTgctagttgtaatatttatagttccgATGGACCACGAAGTATTCCAAGGGGTTGAACCCAAAGGATTGCTAAGTGGGTAAATatgtttatcaaattaattacaaGTTAAGCAATTACTAATGTAATCGAGTCAGAAATTATTAGTGCAAGCCCAAATAAAATggtttataaactaaaattaaactatttattaaaCTAACTAAGCTAAACTTTCTTCCTAATGTTTTTGATACTGTAAATGATTAAACGATGGTTGATTGATTAGTTGAGTGCTAATTAAACTAATGAACCTACACCGATTATATTGGTTTCCATTCTTAGTTAGGAATTTCCTTTTAGTCTTATCCTATACTAAAAGATACCACCTAAGATTACCTTTCGGTCTCAACTAGGCATATAGATTACCTCTCAGTCTCACTATTCGGCACGATTATATCAAACTACCTAAGGATAAACTTTCCTCTCGATCTCTTTTATTTAGGTTTTCTGCAAGAGGCGTCAATTCTAACATATTAAgcattttgatataattgaacAACCAATTAATCAAGAGTAGACGTTAACTTAAACTAACAAATAACCAATTAACCAACCATCTAACAATTTAGCACATGATAAAGCTTAACATTCAAAAAGACATTTCATCGAACAATTAATAAGCACAATATAGAGATAACGATAAGAAATGCTTATTCAGATATGGAACCAATGGCACCCAAAAAGCTTCATCTATCTTCATTTATAAAGTCTTttacaagaaagaagaaagaaaactacAAGAATAAAATCTactctaaaaagaaaagagaaaacctaaactaaaaataaaaagaaaacctaaCCCTAAAACTATGGAAAACTAAAGGAAACTATCAACCAACAAAATCTAAGTTCAAATGCTTATAAAGTGTTTTTTATAGCccactaacatttaacctaacattaaccatttttccctttagaaaaaaagaagacaTAAGCTTGTTTGGACATAAAATTGCCCCTGCAGTTTTTTCACTTGTCAGGCTTAGGTATTGCGATACCCATAGCAATCTTGAGATTAGGAGTCTTGAGGTTCTCAGTATCGCGGTACCCAAGGTttggtatcgcgataccactGTAGATGACCTCTATTCTCCTAATTTCAGAACTGCCAGAGTTATCACGACTTCCATGATTCGGTATCACGATACCCCCTTCTAGGTGATGTTTTCTTCACGTTTGGGCCATCGTCGACTCCCTACctattgggaaatgtgcccatattgtagtaaacatgtaactattttctatttatttaaacgataaataaataaataaagttaatttcacattttactattttgtcttttgtattttctgtcttttatattttgcatgcatagtgaaattgtgacaagcaaatattagctcattgattgcctaaagttcaaactgaagataagtggcattgtaaagaaagtttacattgtgagaaagatAACTTAGTTCAgcagataatctaaatgagcctgtaatcccgtaaaagaatcaaagtgagcatttgattcaaatactaagaaggattatGATGTCGTGTACAAtcccaattggggagatgaccagtcttggctatcggagtagttgactccacgagtagagatataaatgtattcatcggtagaatgatacattggactagacctaagattaattaattttgattttgtttgtgaattaattcacttgtgatgttcatggtgtgatttacctaaatcctgagttagtcactaaccatgcgtatgcaactcatatGCTCTGATATAAGTGGAgacttatgctctaaagattatcaagcccatagccggtatgttgggtacataacttgtgtatgacatggctTCACTAGCAACAatagaattcatagctcaattaaagagttaatgatatcctctcattggcatcaTGTGGATTAATAAATATGGAAAGTGGCCttgggttgcttgttctcgaatgagcaatttatcatagtcatttgttgacagtgatcatattaatcattaagaagacacaatggtgacaatgagataaaataggattgtattgagtgaacatatttaactcaaaggaatcaaggatatcatatgagggtaacacacacatgacgaggtcattggacaaaacaattggatgaattgctttcgtaaagagtatacagtaagaagttttcaatcatggtacttcttgtggactgactccatgattaaataattgtgaattatcaaaatgattcttctggacataattgcaatcactagagcctagttgtatatgtccgattggtcccTCTTCTAGCATAACAAAAGCTCGATTGGACTgtatttgaatcagaagaaaattctacgactttgggaataatttaatttagtcgatttattcgatgtggaattaaattaggtggtcgtaagaattgttcaactagagaatttgattaaagaattttcttgaaaaattaatttggaaaatctaagtgatttttggaaaatttaattttgatcaagtaaaattaaattaatcaaacaattaaaactaatatgatatttttggaaattaattttcaagtcaaacaattggcccaatgggtaattgaacttgaaagttGGACCTGAGATTGTAAATTAGACCCGGGAGCCCAAAACTGAGACCAATACCCAAAAATTGGTTGAGTTGAGCCCGGTATGTGAAACTAGGCCCACGGTCCAACCAGTAGCTAGACCGGACTGGTCGGGTCATCATTGACCCGAACCAAACTGGTAGCAACTGAATCGACTCGAGGTGCCGTAAGGGTGTTGCATCTGCATCACCAAACTCGGTGATGCCGACGGCTGCAACGGCGGTGTCCTGGTGGTCGATGACGGTTGGTCATCAGTGGTTGAGTTGTGAAAGGTTACACTCTTACGGGGACTCTAccagaaaatttaatttcagattaattatttcaaaaataataatattttaataggttaatattaaattaaatttaatacttatcctaatagtattttattaatttaatattaaagtaattatcttattattaaattcaatttaatgtttatcttgtagataaacattatattatttaataagatttaatattaaattaatataatatttatcaagataaatattatattaaatttaatactaaagtgattaagtttaattatagttgaactctctaaactctccctatataaagagagccttgaGTCATTATTTACACAGACTTGAATTCAAgggaaagttgtagagagaaatttctctaaagagattattctagaaaatcTCTAAAGACatttttttgatttacaacttgacccaaaagtttagagaaattttaaaattacctcactgttaatttttgtgaaatttttttttgattcaaagcaagcccacactcgacagatgtgagcttgaggatagtggagaagactacttggtcgaagcgctcatcctagacgaatcgaaaaagtacaattttgattaagtgtttattactttatatattacaaccaagatcttgttttggaaatttttttaaactttggtttttccctaaatttatttttcactgtgttttccaaacctattttttccaacaattagtATTAGAGCTAGGTTGTGTGctatctataagtataaacatataatcaaaatacatttctcttcttcttgaattatttgattacatagaattcatgttttgagttatatatgagAATGAATCcgatataatatatttgttatataattttttttgctgaGGTTGTGGTTATTAGGAAATAGaccgtggactatcatctccacgtagggctatattttttaaaatttatagaattcTTGTGAGCAGGAAACAGATAtaggacttaaatgtaatttttttcaaaaggagTCCATGACGAGGAAAAGATGCGATGGCGGTTGAAGACTCAATGAATGCCTTGTGgtgaaaattatgtaattttatttttccatttattttctagaaatagaaccatggaaaccttgactgacaattttattttaattatctatctcattatatatatgttttataattatttataatatttatattatgtaatgttataattgtgatatatatatatgagatgatccacagttgataaattaaaaatagaagtgtggtaatgagaaaatacatgtattGTATTATTCTATCaacttctttaggttattcgataactgtgagaagtgtggtaatgagaaggtgcatgtctaggattggccctggctaggaaagacttggtttttAAGCGGTAAAATTTGACTCACATCCCTTTCCTAGGACCCTACCTGGTGCACGGTTCGCATTCACTTcgatttttcccttaaaagaaaaactgtggagaatcaaaattgtttgtttttatgattgattgattcatgcgaatgaatgtgaatattatacaATTGCCATAGCATGCcatgcatatattggaagcatGTCATTTAGATTAGTTAAGAATGCCACTAGgactattgtatgatcattatgccactaggactattgtatgatcattcttgaaatttgggataaaaaacttgcatgtttttaaaatattgagtgggagaaggtccttGAACAAGACCTACAGCCTCCGTTGATGATCCCTAAGTGATAACATGGTAAAGTTTCAAGCCAATTCCTACCCTGGCCGCACCTCAAGGTAAAATTTGTCATGTGGGTTCACTAGATGGGATTTAATAttaaggacaactagtcatgcaTAACTTTAAGAGAGATTGTCCTaagatgactcacaaatgaaagCTTGTTCATGATGGGTGTTGAGTCGATGGTTACACACTCAAAATCatctcttattaaatagtttcccaaGAAACGATATTTAAGCTAGAAATGATGACCAAATGGTAAACGATCGTTAGTTCGTGTGGAGTCTTAAGAATTAAGATTCACGAACTGGTTGGATGtaatccatgttcttactagttaaTCATGGGACCCCAAGGAGACATGGTTGATAGGTGTGAGAATGATCGTAGTAACGATTTTTTTCcaaggttttaatacaagacGCTAGCATCATATTACATTCTTGATATGatgctaaaatgaaaaatatttgcttaatacaaaaatagtaattagtgaaatctttatttttttcaattcaaatatgtctcctactcctcttattagcattattaataagaataaattaaatggggaTAACTTTCAAAAATGCAAACGAAACTTGCTGATAGTTCTTAGTtgtgagaaacacaaattcATTTTTGACAAAATGTGCCCTCCTAAAGCTTTGCCCAAAGCGAGAAATCGCTGGAAAGATTCTGAATCAATTTCTCTATGTTATATGTTAGTGAGCATGAATAGTGTGTTTCAAAAGCAACACGAGAATTTCCCTGCTGCCAAAGAGATCATGAAAAATTTAGAAGATTTACTCGGAGGTTAAGTCATATTGGCTCGACAATCCgttattacaaatttgatgaattctcAATAAAAAACAGCCACTCTGGTTAAAGAACGTATGCTTAAGCTTATGGGATTCTTTGTGGAAGCGGAGGACAATGGGGGTGAACTAGGCGTGAACACTcaaattgaaatagtgttcaaatccttAACCAAGGAGTTTGTTGGTTTTAGGGCCGTTTACAACTTGGGGAACAAGACACTTACCTTGGCTCAGCTcatgaaggaattacaatcctatgagttgatgttgaatggtggTAAGCCGGTTCAGGAGAAACCTGAGGCAAACTTAGCTGTGGGTCCCTCATTCTCCAAGGGGAAATAAAAAGCTAAGGGAAAGAAGAAGCTGTCTAAGTCTTCGGTTCCACCTCTTGTGGATAGGAAGAAGGATAAGAAGTCAAAATatcctaaaaagatcaaatgtttcttctgcaatagaaaagagaatttaaaatcaaaatgcaGGGAGTATTTGGATTACCTAGCCGAAAAGGGCAAATGTAGGAACTCTTTGTGGTTGAAGCTTGCTTAGTGGAAGAATCAATTGACAActgggttattaattttgaagccactaaccatgtgtgtgtttttttataGGGGTTCAGTGAAACGAGAAGTCTGCGTGACAAGAGCCTCTCGTTGTGGATTGAAGATGGGAGCTATGTTTCACCTGAAGTAGTGGGAGAAGTTATTTtacactttgataattttaggaagattgttttaaagaacgtgctttatgtaacttattttaagagaaatttaat
This genomic stretch from Gossypium raimondii isolate GPD5lz chromosome 6, ASM2569854v1, whole genome shotgun sequence harbors:
- the LOC128041739 gene encoding uncharacterized protein LOC128041739; this translates as MCPPKALPKARNRWKDSESISLCYMLVSMNSVFQKQHENFPAAKEIMKNLEDLLGATLVKERMLKLMGFFVEAEDNGGELGVNTQIEIVFKSLTKEFVGFRAVYNLGNKTLTLAQLMKELQSYELMLNGGKPVQEKPEANLAVGPSFSKGK